The Enhydrobacter sp. sequence GCACGCGCTTCGAGCAGAACGACAGGCTCAAGGACGTGAGCCTGATCGGCCTCGGACGCATCGAGGCGCCGGAAGACGTCATCCTCGACCGCCACGACAATCTCTATGCCGGCTCGCGCCACGGCGATATCATCCGCTTCTTTCCCCCGGACTACGAGAAGATGGAGGTCTATGCCCATATCGGCGGGCAGCCGCTCGGCATGGCCTTCGATCGCAAGGACAATCTCTATGTCTGCATCGGTGGCATGGGTCTTTACCGCATCACCCCCGATCGCAAGATCGAGAAGGCGACCGACGAAACCAACCGCAGCCTCTATTCGGTCAACGACGACAGCCGCCTGCGGCTCGCCGACGATCTCGACATCACCGACGACGGCCGCATCTTCTTCTCCGAGGCCACCGTGCGCTACGAGATGCACGAGTGGCCGGTCGACGGTCTCGAGGCGCGCGGCAACGGCCGCATCATCTGCTACGATCCCGCCACCGATAGCACGCGCACCGTGCTGCGCGGCCTGAAGTTTCCCAATGGCATCTGCGTGTCGCGCAGCGGCCAGTCGATCCTCTTTGCCGAGACCTGGGGCTGCTGCATCAAGCGCTACTGGTTCGACGGACCGAAGAAGGGCCGTGTCGAGACGGTGATCGACAACCTGCCGGGCTTCCCCGACAACATCAATCTTTCGTCCGACGGCAACTACTGGCTGGCCCTGGTCGGCATGCGCTCGCCGGCGCTCGATCTTGCCTGGCGCATGCCCGGATTCCGGCGCCGCATGGCCAAGCGCGTGCCGCTCGACGAGTGGCTGTTCCCCAACATCAACACCGGCTGCGTCCTGAAATTCAACGAGGCCGGCGACATCCTCGAGACCTTCTGGGACCAGGCCGGCGTCAACCATCCCATGATCACGTCGATGCGCGAACACAGGGGATATCTCTATCTCGGCGGCATCATGAACAACCGCATCGGCCGCCTCAAGCTCGCCGGCGCCGATCCGGATTTCGTGCAATACGAGACCCGCTGGAGGAAGAGCGCATGATCGGCGCCTTGCGGACGATCGGCGACCGTGTTCTCGGCCGTGGCGAGTCCTCGATCACCGTCCCGATCTTCGACGGTGCGCTGAAGCCCAACCAGCTTCTCGAAGACGCGGAGATCGTCGCGCAAGTCGATGCGGCGGAAGATCTCGCCGCCGATGGTGATGCACTTCTCGTCGCCAGCGGCGATCGGGTGCTGCGGTTGGTCGAGGCCGGTCTCCAGGAGGTCGCGCGCTTCGACCGGCCGATCACGGCCCTTTGCGCCTTGCCGGATGGCGGCATCGCCGTCGCACTGGGCGGACGAGAGATCGTGGTCAGGCCGCGAACGGGCGGCGAGGCTCGTTCGGCCGGCCCGAGGAACGCGCCGTTTCGTGCTGCAAATGCGATCGCCTGCCTGGCCGACGGGCGACTTGCCGTCACCGACGGCTCGTCGAGCAACGATTGCGCGCAATGGGTTCACGACCTCATGGGACGCGGCGCCTCGGGACGCCTGATCCTGCTCGATGCCGGAAAGGGCGAGGCCCGCGAGGCCGCGCGCGGCCTGGAATATGCGTTCGGCGCCTGCGCCTTGGGCGACGAGGCGCTGGTGTCGGAAAGTTGGCGTCATCGCCTGGTCGCCGTGGCGGCCGATGGCCGGCGACGCGTCGTGCTGGCCCGTCTGCCGGTCTATCCCTCGCGCCTCGCCGTTGCGGGCGGCGGCGGCTTCTGGCTCACGGCCTTCGCCGCGCGCACGCAGCTCGTGGAGTTCGTGCTGCGTGAGAACGCATTCCGTCGCCGCATGATGAGGGAGATTGCGCCCGAGCACTGGATCGCGCCCCGGCTGCGCTCGGGTCAAAGCTATCTCGAGCCGATGCAAGGGGCTCATCTGCGAACCATGGGCGTGCTGAAGCCCTGGGCGCCGCCGCGTTCCTACGGGCTGGTGATCCGCGTCTCGGCCGAGGGCCTGCCTCGCTATTCGCTGCACAGCCGCGTCGATGGCATCAACCACGGGATCGTGGCGGCAGCCGAGGCCGGAGGGTTCCTCTACCTCCTGGCCAAGGGCCCTGGTCGCCTGCTGCGACTGCCGCTTGCCACCCTCGAAAAGGATGTCGCCGCATGACGACGCCGATTCTCGAGCTGCGCCAGGCAACCAAGCTCTACGGCGGATCGCCGGCGATCGACGCCGTCGATTTCAGCCTGTCCGCCGGCGAGATCCATGCTCTGGTCGGCGAGAATGGCGCCGGCAAGTCCACCCTGACCAAGGTCATGGCCGGCGTGGTGCCGCTCACTTCCGGCAAGATGTTGATCGGCGGCAAGGAGGCGGCGCCGCGCACGCCGCTCGAGGCCCGCCATCTCGGCGTCGCCATGGTGTTCCAGGAGAACAGCCTGGTGCCCTCGATGACCGTGGCGCAGAACCTCTTTCTCGGCCAGGAGAAGTTCTATAACCGGCTGCGCGGCATCTATATCGCGGCCCAGCAGTTCCTGCAGTCGCTCAACTTCGACGTGACGCCGACCGCCACCGTGGCCCAGCTCGGTGCGGCCAAGAAGCAGATGGTCGAGATCGCGCGGGCCGTCCTGCACGACGCCAAGGTGATCATCTTCGACGAACCGACCGCCAGCCTCACGCCCGAGGAGAAGAAGTACTTCTTCGATCTGATGCGCGATCTGAAGCGGCGCGGCGTCTCGATCATCTTCATCTCCCACGCGCTCGAGGAGGCGCTGCTGATATCCGACCGCATCACGGTGCTGCGCGACGGCCGGCACGTCGTGACCGACGAGACCAGGAGCTTCGATCGAGCCCGCATCATCCAGGCCATGGTCGGCCGCGACCTTTCCAGGACCCTCTATGCGGGCCGCAAGGAGCAGGTCCGGCCGCGGGGCAGGCGGGTGCTGACGGTGGAGAACCTGCGCATGGCGCCGATGGTGAAGAACAATTCGCTGTCGGTCTTCGCCGGCCAGGTGACCGGCGTGTTCGGCCTCGTGGGCTCGGGCCGGACCGAGACCTTCAAGATCGTGTCGGGCATCCTCAAGCGGGATTTCTTCCATGGCGGCGAGGTGATCCTGAACGGCCGGCCGGTCCGCTACCTGACGCCGGCGCCCGCCGTGCGCGACGGCATCGCCTACATCACCGAGGATCGCAAGGTCGAGGGGTTCTTCGAGACCATGTCGATCGCGCGGAACGTCTATATCGGCCTGCTGGCCAAGCTGGGCGGCAAGCGATCGCTGATAAGGAACAAGGACGCCGAGGCCGTCGGCAAGAAATGGGTGCAGGCGCTGAACGTCCGCGCCATCGGCCAGGACGTGAAGGTGGTCGAGCTGTCCGGCGGCAACCAGCAGAAGATCGTGATCGCCAAGTCGCTGGCCCAGGAACCCAGCCTCATCATCTTCGACGAGCCGACACGCGGCGTGGATGTGGGCGCGATCGCCGAGATCCATCAGCTCATCGATCGCCTGGCCGACGAGGGCAATGCCGTCGTCATGATCTCCTCGTACCTGCCGGAGATCATGGCCCGCTCCGACCGCATTCTGGTCTGCCGCCAGGGCAAGGTCGTCGAGGAATTCTCGGCGCTCGAGGCGACCGAAGAAAAGATCATGTACGCCGCGATCCACTGACGCTTGCTCCCTCTCGAGCGCGCCAGTAGCTTGCGCGCCGCCATGCCGAGCCGTTCCAACCCCGTCTATTGCGCCATCGACACGGTCGATCTGCCGCTGGCCGCCCGGCTGATCCGGTCGGTGGCCGGCGGCGCGATCCCGGCCGTGGGGGGCATCAAGCTGGGGCTGGAATTCTTCCTCGCCCACGGCGCGCCGGGCGTCCGCTATGCCTTTCCGGCGCCGGTGCGTGCGACCGGCATCGGCTTCTTCCTCGACCTCAAGCTGCACGACATTCCCAATACTGTGGCGGGCGGCATTCGCGCCGTGGTCGAGCTCGAGCCCACCTTTGTCACCATCCATACGGCGGGCGGCGCGGCGATGATGAAGGCTGCCGCCGAAGCCGCCACGTCGGAAGCCAGGCGCCTCGGCGTCGCCCGGCCGAGGCTGCTCGGTGTCACGGTGCTCACCTCGCTCGACCGCTCCGATCTCGAGGCGACCGGCATCCCGGCCGAGCCCGCCCAGCAGGTGCTGCGGCTCGCGTCGCTCGCGCGCGAAAGCGGCCTCGACGGCGTCATCTGCTCGCCGCTCGAGATCGCCGCCCTGCGCAAGGAATGCGGCAAGGACTTCGTCCTGATGGTGCCGGGCATCAGGCCGGTCGGCACCGCGAGCGCCGACCAGAAGCGGGTGATGGCGCCCGGGGAGGCCGTGGCGCTCGGCGCCAATCACCTCGTGATTGGCCGGCCGATCACCGATGCGGCCGATCCGGCGCTGGCCGCCGAGGCGATCGCGCGCGATCTCGGCGTGCTGTGA is a genomic window containing:
- a CDS encoding sugar ABC transporter ATP-binding protein; translated protein: MTTPILELRQATKLYGGSPAIDAVDFSLSAGEIHALVGENGAGKSTLTKVMAGVVPLTSGKMLIGGKEAAPRTPLEARHLGVAMVFQENSLVPSMTVAQNLFLGQEKFYNRLRGIYIAAQQFLQSLNFDVTPTATVAQLGAAKKQMVEIARAVLHDAKVIIFDEPTASLTPEEKKYFFDLMRDLKRRGVSIIFISHALEEALLISDRITVLRDGRHVVTDETRSFDRARIIQAMVGRDLSRTLYAGRKEQVRPRGRRVLTVENLRMAPMVKNNSLSVFAGQVTGVFGLVGSGRTETFKIVSGILKRDFFHGGEVILNGRPVRYLTPAPAVRDGIAYITEDRKVEGFFETMSIARNVYIGLLAKLGGKRSLIRNKDAEAVGKKWVQALNVRAIGQDVKVVELSGGNQQKIVIAKSLAQEPSLIIFDEPTRGVDVGAIAEIHQLIDRLADEGNAVVMISSYLPEIMARSDRILVCRQGKVVEEFSALEATEEKIMYAAIH
- the pyrF gene encoding orotidine-5'-phosphate decarboxylase — protein: MPSRSNPVYCAIDTVDLPLAARLIRSVAGGAIPAVGGIKLGLEFFLAHGAPGVRYAFPAPVRATGIGFFLDLKLHDIPNTVAGGIRAVVELEPTFVTIHTAGGAAMMKAAAEAATSEARRLGVARPRLLGVTVLTSLDRSDLEATGIPAEPAQQVLRLASLARESGLDGVICSPLEIAALRKECGKDFVLMVPGIRPVGTASADQKRVMAPGEAVALGANHLVIGRPITDAADPALAAEAIARDLGVL